Within Vicia villosa cultivar HV-30 ecotype Madison, WI linkage group LG1, Vvil1.0, whole genome shotgun sequence, the genomic segment TCACacttttacaaagaaatttttttatgCTTATTTATAGTCTGTGAAAATGCTGAAATTATTGAATTTGCTAAAACTTATCGAAagctttatattttaataatgtcGGGTGATTGCATAGTTCAACTGATATTTTATACTTGGACTTAATGACTGTCAGCAGTTTGTCAGGAGTTGAATCAGTTGTTTGTGTTGTCTGTTTGGATTGTCAGGTTCAACCCAAACAGCTGTGTTCAACTCCTGACATAATGTAAATaagttgttgatatttataaatcaataattttaaataaaaaatgtagaaagtttgtttgttttgattattagAAACTCTGTTTTGCTTAATTTTACAGCGAGTGGTCGCCGCCCGACTACAGTTTAAATTGTGGAAGGTACTTAGAATGGAATGATGGTAGTGGAGTAAGTGGAGGTATGGGTGATGCAGTCAATGAAGAGGATTGTAGAGGTAGTGCACTTGTTGCTTCTCCTAGGAGGGATATAGGTTTCTTTGAAGGGGACAAAGATTTTGAGCCACCCAATGGGATTGAGTTTGAATCTCATGAAGCAGCGTATGCGTTTTATCAAGAATATGCGAAATCGATGGGGTTCACCACCTCGATTAAGAATAGTAGGCGCTCGAAGAAGACGAAAGAGTTTATTGATGCAAAATTTGCGTGCTCGAGATATGGAGTAACGCCGGAGTCTGATGGTGGTAGTAGTCGAAGGCCGAGTGTAAAGAAGACAGATTGCAAAGCTTGCATGCATGTGAAGAAAAAACAAGATGGGAAGTGGATCATTCATGAATTTATAAAGGATCATAATCATGAACTTTTACCGGCTTTGGCGTATCATTTTCGAATTCATAGGAATGTGAAGCTAGCTGATAAGAATAATATGGATATCTTGCATGCTGTTAGTGAACGCACGAGAAAGATGTTTGTTGAAATGTCTAGACAATCTGGTGGTTGTCAAAGCATTGGGTCTCTCGCGAGTGATATGAATTATCAGTTTGACAGAGGGCAGTATCTGGCTTTGGACGACGGAGATGCTCAAGTTATGCTGGAGTATTTCAAGCACGTTCAAAAGAAGAGCCCCGACTTCTTCTATTCTATAGATTTAAATGAAGAACAGCGTTTAAGAAATCTATTTTGGGTTGACTCAAAAAGTATTAATGATTATTGCAGCTTTAATGACGCGGTTTCATTTGATACTACCTACATAAAGAGCAATGATAAATTGCCTTTTGCTCCTTTTGTTGGAGTGAATCATCACTCTCAACCTATGTTGCTTGGATGTGCATTGGTTGCAAACGAGACTAAGCCAACTTTTGTTTGGTTACTGAAGACATGGCTTAGAGCGATGGGAGGACAAGCTCCCAAAGTTATAGTCACTGATCAAGACAAAGCCTTGAAGGAAGCAATTGAAGAAGTCTTCCCAAATGCACGACATTGTTTTTCTCTTTACCACATATTGGAAAAGATACCTGAAAATCTGTCTTTTGTGATAAAGCAGTATAAGAACTTCTTGCCAAAGTTTAACAATTGCATTTTTAAGTCTTGGACAGACGAAGAGTTTGACATGAGATGGTGGGAAATGGTGACTATATTTGAACTCCAGGATGATCTATGGTTTCATTCATTGTATGAAGACCGGAAAAAGTGGGTACCAACGTTCATGGGGGATGTCTTTTTAGCTGGATTGTCCACACCTCAACGTTCTGAGAGTATGAATTCTTTCTTTGACAAATACATTCATAAGAAGATCACCCTTAAAGAATTTGTGAAACTATATGGGTTAATTCTTCAAAATAGGTATGATGAGGAATCCGTTGCGGATTTCGATACATTGCACAAACAGCCTGCAATTAAATCTCCTTCACCATGGGAAAAACAAATGTCAACAATTTACACACATGCAATATTTAAGAAATTCCAAGTTGAAGTGTTGGGTGTAGCTGGTTGTTCATCTAGGATAGAGGCTGGAGATGAAACTGTTGCGAAATTTATAGTTCAAGATTATGAGAAGGATGAAGAGTTTTTGGTAACTTGGAATGAGTTGAGCTTAGAGGTCTCTTGCTTCTGTCGATTGTTTGAATATAAAGGTTTCCTTTGCAGACATGCATTGAGTGTTCTCCAACGTTGCGGTTGTTCGAGTGTTCCCGCTCAATTTATCATAAAGAGGTGGACCAAAGATGCCAAAATTAGGGAGCCAATAGCATATAGTACAAGAAGGATACAAACTAGGGTTCAACGTTATAATGATTTGTGCAAACGAGCTATTGAGTTGAGTGAAGAAGGATCGTTATCTGAAGAGAGTTACAATGCTGCTCTCCGTACACTTGTTGATAGCCTGAAGAACTGTGTACTTGTAAATAACGCTAACGACAATGGTGCAGAAACTGGGAACAGTGGTTGTACTCTTCGTGAAGCAGAAGAAAATCAGGGTACCCTTGCTTTGAGATCAAGTAAGAAGAGGAACACAACTCGGAAAAGAAAGGTTAGTTCTAAGTAATGTGGTTATCCTGCTTACGTGTTAAGTTGTTTTGCCTTTCTAGCATTTAAAAGATCGGGAAACTGATTTGAGAATCACTTTATAGGTGCAACAAGAGCAGAATCCTGTACTTGTGGATGCTCAAGATAGCCTGCAGCAAATGGTTTATGTTTTCTCTCTTTCATTCTTGATAATATTTTAGATTATACAAATAAGCAATCTATAGCATGTGCTTACTTTAACAtgtgatttttttcttcttcaggaTAATCTTACCTCGGATGCAATGACCCTTAATGGATATTATGGTACTCAGCAGAATGTGCAAGGACTGGTAAATTTACTTGTTAACCAGCATATGATTGCATACGTTCTGTATTTTATTTTACGAACTCAGTGTAATGCTTAATTAATAATTTTGCTTTTTGTAGCAGGTACAATTGAACTTAATGGAACCGCCTCATGATGGTTACTATGTTAATCCACACAGCATGCAAGGCCTGGTAAATTGTCCTAATCTTGATCATAACCTTCCGATACAATTGTGTTAAATAGTTATACATAAATGAATAGGATTATTAATCGACATTCACATGCTTTTAGGGTCCATTGAATTCTATGGCTCCTAGCCATGATGGGTTTTTCGGAACACAGCAAAGCATTCACGGGATGGTAGACTATTTTCTTTTCATTCCTATGAAATGATGAGAAGTTATATGACTTGATTAACATTAAAATGATAAAAGTTTGCTAACTGTTGGTTGGTTCATGTAGGGAGGAGGGCAATTGGAATTTCGTACGACAACCAATTTTGGATATAGCCTTCAGGTTTGTTCATGACATGTACCATATATTACTAGCATTTGAACTTGGAAGTTGGAATAGAATAATTTGTACTTGGTTTTAACTTTTCACTGTATTTGACACATAATCTGAATTGTAGGATGAGCCTGATCCACACTTTCACAGCAATAATACAAGAAATACATAGAATTTGTCTCTTCTATGATTAGGTAGTTTCCTCAGAAGCTACGTACGCACGCTGTGATTGAAAAGAGCATTGAAAGAACTTGGAAAGTCTTTAACTTGACAGCAGTTCATTTGCTTACTCAATACTATTTTGCAAGATGTTGTAACTATATGTACCATTGAAATTTACCTCATGTCTTGGTAACAGTTAAACGTTGTTGTTGTTAATTATACATAGAAATTGCTCATTATAGTCTAGGTTAGTAATAAGAGCTACAAAATTCGGAATGAACTAGGAGGGTGAGATTGGTATGAAAGCCTGTGTAGTATGCAAATAAAGAAGATATTCAGTTTCTCAAATGTGAGATGGAGAAGTTTTTGAGTTCTTATCATTGGAACAGATACAAACACCAGATTTCATGGTGCTTATACAAGGACTCCATTGGACTGATTTGTATAATCTGGAATGGTAGTTAGTGATGATGGTTCACCTTACTTACCCCAATTTGGGTCTGAAATCCAATTTCATCACTGACCCTTTTCCCAAAATTGTTTTAGATAGTTGTACTATTTATGGTGTGGAACTGTAACTGTAAGGTTTATAGCTGATGGAATGGAATATAAGCCTTACATGTTTCCCTATGTTTTCTTAGTATGCATGAAAACAAAAGTCTAAATTGTCTGAATCCATTTGAAAAACTTTGACTTTGAGGGGGGAAATTTTTTTCCCATTAGTTGGGTTAGACGGTGCAAGCTTGGTTCAGGATTCAACTTTTGACATCgatatttatttgtattttctttcaaaatgtaAATAAgatgttgatatttataaatcaacaactttaaaaaaaaaaagtcggGGAAGGCAGGATGTTGAAATCTACCTCGTACATGTCTCCTAATCTGTCtaattagtaaataatatatatttaatttttaaaaatatttttgttaaaaaatatcactttaatttaattctattttattatgAGAAAATAGGAGATACAAATATACTCACAGTGTAAAGTAATTTTATACTCTCAACCAATAATATTATGTATTTtcttaaatcaaatcatttttatattttaaaattatttagatgaTATTATagattattagtttattattagACAACCGTGTAAAGTTCTTTTACACTTTCAGTGCATatctattaaattatttttattattattattttattatattaatgataaatatatattttaattttattattttacatgGTGTATTTGGTAAATGTATTAAAGTTACATTCTTAAAAATATGAATGTTATTGTtgggaattttatttttatccatttgtttgacaagcaaataaattttttaaggaATATTTAGAGATTTTAGAAAAAAACAAATACATTAAAATAATGTAAAAGTTTGTAGTTATACTTTTTAAGAATAAAAATCACTAAGGCACAGTTTGCTAAAACTCAAATCAAAACATGCTAAAACTCAAATCAAAACATGAAAATATAGAATTTGCAATCTCTCATTCTCATTTGAATCAATCAAATAAACACATGCTTagaattataaattattaaatattcttgttgtaatttttatttttgtaagttATAATATTCACATTATCAAAATGTTatgctttttttatttaattttgttttttctatTGTTAACATGATATCTAGACTTTGTTACGATCCTCTTTAAACTACTCGTCACTTCTGATATTGATTCTCAAAAGTTTGAGAatgtatttgttttgattttgattattagttcaattgaagaagaaaattCTTACTCGtcacttgtttattttttaatctgTTATGTATACCCTCTCTCTTGTGATTTGTATTTCTTGTTTGGTTTGGCCTGATTTGATTTCGTTTAGTTCCTCTCTATATTGGTTTGGATTGGTTTGGTTTCGATCGGTTTGAATTGATTGATTTGGTTTGGATaagtttgatttgatttactCCAgtccattttgatttgatttgatttgattttgttctgATTTGttcgtttaatttgattttgtatGATTTGGTTCAAATTGATTTTGTTCGGTTTTGAATGATTTTGTTTGGTTAGTTTGATTTCGTTCTTCTGTTTTGTTGACCCCCTTTCTATTAACTCTTATGTTTAAATATCCATCTCCCTATGGGTTCTTCTTTTGTCTCGTTGTTTTTCTCTCTATTTGTTCTTTTGTTTGGTTGTTTCTCTATGTGGGTTCTTCTGTTTGATTCTTCCTCTTTTGATGTTTTTTTGCTTGGTTTGATCTTCCCTCTAGAtacttattcattttcttttagtTTCTCTCTTAAGTCTCTTAAATTGTTTCTCCTCTCTTTGGTTGTTGCTTCTCTCTATGAAGACTATTCTTTTTTTGTTGCTTTATCTATTGGTTATGatattaattgattttgtttGATCTCTTAATTTCAAGGTTAATTTGTAGCAAGCTTAAATTTAACAAACTTTATCTTAAAAAGAAGTgttaaagttttaaatttatatttgtttattgttGAGTATGCTTTTGTTTGTCAAACTCATAATACTTCATATTAATGCATTATGAGTTTAAAGAATCGTGTTAGATAATAATCATAATATGTAATTGAGCATCTTGTTATAGTTAGGCTAAAGGTActttaatctatttttttattattatatattttctttgtaactcttatttttataagttatgaaattctaattattaaaatataatgagCATTTTGTTATTGTTAGGCTAAGGATATTTTAGtctattcatttttattatatactTTCTTTGTAACTCTTATTTTTATAAGTTATGATATTCATATTATTGAAACTCGAACATCTTTCTATTTTCCTAACTTTGTTATTGTTCTGTGTCGGACAAAGACCCAATAAGGCAAGACCCAATTATCCTGCTCACTTCGTTAAGCTCAACGTATAAATACTAACTCAAAGGGTTTTCAGGTACACAATCTTTATTTCCACTTTCACTACAATT encodes:
- the LOC131643371 gene encoding protein FAR-RED IMPAIRED RESPONSE 1-like isoform X2; translation: MGDAVNEEDCRGSALVASPRRDIGFFEGDKDFEPPNGIEFESHEAAYAFYQEYAKSMGFTTSIKNSRRSKKTKEFIDAKFACSRYGVTPESDGGSSRRPSVKKTDCKACMHVKKKQDGKWIIHEFIKDHNHELLPALAYHFRIHRNVKLADKNNMDILHAVSERTRKMFVEMSRQSGGCQSIGSLASDMNYQFDRGQYLALDDGDAQVMLEYFKHVQKKSPDFFYSIDLNEEQRLRNLFWVDSKSINDYCSFNDAVSFDTTYIKSNDKLPFAPFVGVNHHSQPMLLGCALVANETKPTFVWLLKTWLRAMGGQAPKVIVTDQDKALKEAIEEVFPNARHCFSLYHILEKIPENLSFVIKQYKNFLPKFNNCIFKSWTDEEFDMRWWEMVTIFELQDDLWFHSLYEDRKKWVPTFMGDVFLAGLSTPQRSESMNSFFDKYIHKKITLKEFVKLYGLILQNRYDEESVADFDTLHKQPAIKSPSPWEKQMSTIYTHAIFKKFQVEVLGVAGCSSRIEAGDETVAKFIVQDYEKDEEFLVTWNELSLEVSCFCRLFEYKGFLCRHALSVLQRCGCSSVPAQFIIKRWTKDAKIREPIAYSTRRIQTRVQRYNDLCKRAIELSEEGSLSEESYNAALRTLVDSLKNCVLVNNANDNGAETGNSGCTLREAEENQGTLALRSSKKRNTTRKRKVQQEQNPVLVDAQDSLQQMDNLTSDAMTLNGYYGTQQNVQGLVQLNLMEPPHDGYYVNPHSMQGLGPLNSMAPSHDGFFGTQQSIHGMGGGQLEFRTTTNFGYSLQDEPDPHFHSNNTRNT
- the LOC131643371 gene encoding protein FAR-RED IMPAIRED RESPONSE 1-like isoform X1 is translated as MGDAVNEEDCRGSALVASPRRDIGFFEGDKDFEPPNGIEFESHEAAYAFYQEYAKSMGFTTSIKNSRRSKKTKEFIDAKFACSRYGVTPESDGGSSRRPSVKKTDCKACMHVKKKQDGKWIIHEFIKDHNHELLPALAYHFRIHRNVKLADKNNMDILHAVSERTRKMFVEMSRQSGGCQSIGSLASDMNYQFDRGQYLALDDGDAQVMLEYFKHVQKKSPDFFYSIDLNEEQRLRNLFWVDSKSINDYCSFNDAVSFDTTYIKSNDKLPFAPFVGVNHHSQPMLLGCALVANETKPTFVWLLKTWLRAMGGQAPKVIVTDQDKALKEAIEEVFPNARHCFSLYHILEKIPENLSFVIKQYKNFLPKFNNCIFKSWTDEEFDMRWWEMVTIFELQDDLWFHSLYEDRKKWVPTFMGDVFLAGLSTPQRSESMNSFFDKYIHKKITLKEFVKLYGLILQNRYDEESVADFDTLHKQPAIKSPSPWEKQMSTIYTHAIFKKFQVEVLGVAGCSSRIEAGDETVAKFIVQDYEKDEEFLVTWNELSLEVSCFCRLFEYKGFLCRHALSVLQRCGCSSVPAQFIIKRWTKDAKIREPIAYSTRRIQTRVQRYNDLCKRAIELSEEGSLSEESYNAALRTLVDSLKNCVLVNNANDNGAETGNSGCTLREAEENQGTLALRSSKKRNTTRKRKVQQEQNPVLVDAQDSLQQMDNLTSDAMTLNGYYGTQQNVQGLQVQLNLMEPPHDGYYVNPHSMQGLGPLNSMAPSHDGFFGTQQSIHGMGGGQLEFRTTTNFGYSLQDEPDPHFHSNNTRNT